In Henckelia pumila isolate YLH828 unplaced genomic scaffold, ASM3356847v2 CTG_80:::fragment_1, whole genome shotgun sequence, one genomic interval encodes:
- the LOC140873698 gene encoding subtilisin-like protease — protein MCFPPFVILISLHSLSSVVVASTNLDVRNENLQTYIVHVEPQYSQDLQAWYHSFVPVPNTETSTRKSRILYFYNNVLSGFAAELSADDLKTIRQKDGFVSARPERVIPLHTTHSPNFLGLNQNLGFWDSSNYGKGVIIGILDTGISPDHPSFSDKGMPPPPSRWKGKCEFNFTACNNKIIGARYFGNVVGTPLDQDGHGTHTASTAAGAFVEGANVFGNANGTAVGMAPLAHLAIYKVCGTIGCTESAILAAMDVAIDDGVDILSLSLGGDSFPFYEDSVALGAYSAMEKGIFVSCSGGNFGPFNQSLSNEAPWILTVGASTIDRKIRATLVLGNNEELDGESAFQPKDFPGTALPLVYPGANSSDPMARICTADSLNHDDLRGKIVLCDIGGGITRIRKGIAVKNAGGAAMVLLNQEYMGYTTSAEAHDLPAIHISYADGLKVKAYLNSTSTPVSSILYKGTIIGDANAPAVAGFSSRGPSLASPGILKPDIIGPGVNILAAWPLSVENNTNTKSTFNIVSGTSMSCPHLSGVAALLKNAHPDWSPAAIKSAIMTSADLVNLAGDHIEDQTLLPADVFATGAGHVNPGKATDPGLVYDIHPGDYIPYLCGLNYTSRQVGVILQRKVDCLVESSIPEAQLNYPSFSVVLGSDPQTYTRTITNVGEADSSYDLEIVSPPGVDVSVEPSVLSFSEVNQKLAYNTTFSRSRHQVDNVFSQGFLNWKSAKYSVRSPIAVVFQ, from the coding sequence ATGTGTTTTCCTCCCTTTGTAATTCTCATTTCATTACACAGTCTTAGCTCGGTTGTTGTTGCATCAACAAATCTCGATGTCCGAAACGAGAATTTGCAAACATACATTGTGCATGTTGAGCCACAATATTCACAAGATCTACAGGCATGGTACCATTCATTTGTGCCAGTGCCAAATACAGAAACCTCCAcaagaaaatcaagaattctaTATTTCTACAACAATGTCCTGTCAGGTTTTGCTGCTGAACTATCAGCGGATGATTTGAAAACCATACGACAGAAGGATGGATTCGTTTCGGCACGTCCCGAACGTGTTATCCCTCTGCACACGACCCACTCCCCCAACTTCTTGGGGTTGAATCAGAACTTGGGATTTTGGGACAGCTCCAACTATGGGAAGGGTGTCATTATTGGAATTTTGGACACCGGGATATCTCCTGATCACCCGTCGTTCAGCGACAAAGGGATGCCTCCTCCGCCTAGTAGATGGAAGGGGAAGTGTGAGTTCAATTTCACAGCCTGTAACAACAAGATTATTGGAGCTAGATATTTCGGGAATGTGGTTGGAACCCCGTTGGATCAAGACGGGCACGGCACACATACTGCTAGCACAGCTGCTGGAGCTTTTGTTGAAGGTGCCAACGTTTTCGGTAATGCTAATGGCACGGCCGTTGGGATGGCACCTCTTGCTCATCTGGCGATTTACAAAGTGTGTGGCACGATAGGCTGCACAGAGAGTGCCATTCTTGCTGCCATGGACGTGGCCATCGATGATGGCGTGGACATTCTTTCGCTGTCTCTTGGTGGCGATTCCTTTCCCTTCTATGAAGACAGCGTCGCGCTTGGCGCGTATAGTGCTATGGAGAAGGGGATTTTTGTCAGCTGCTCGGGAGGGAATTTCGGTCCGTTCAACCAGTCTTTGTCGAATGAGGCTCCGTGGATCCTGACGGTTGGCGCGAGTACAATTGACAGGAAGATAAGAGCTACCCTGGTGCTTGGAAACAATGAGGAACTGGATGGTGAATCAGCTTTTCAGCCAAAAGACTTCCCTGGAACAGCATTGCCCCTTGTTTACCCTGGAGCAAATTCCAGCGATCCGATGGCACGAATTTGCACCGCGGACTCGCTGAACCACGATGATCTCAGAGGAAAAATTGTGTTGTGTGACATTGGTGGCGGCATTACAAGAATTCGCAAAGGAATAGCTGTCAAGAACGCCGGTGGCGCGGCCATGGTTCTTCTGAATCAGGAATACATGGGATACACCACCAGCGCGGAGGCCCATGATCTTCCGGCTATACACATCAGTTATGCAGATGGACTCAAAGTAAAAGCCTATCTGAATTCAACTTCCACCCCTGTATCCTCTATCTTGTATAAAGGAACTATAATTGGAGATGCCAATGCTCCAGCTGTTGCCGGGTTTTCATCCAGGGGACCTAGCCTGGCCAGCCCTGGAATTCTCAAACCCGATATCATCGGCCCTGGCGTGAACATCCTCGCGGCCTGGCCTCTCTCTGTCGAAAACAACACGAACACCaaatcaacattcaacattgTCTCAGGAACATCAATGTCTTGTCCACATTTGAGTGGCGTAGCGGCCTTGCTAAAAAACGCGCATCCTGATTGGTCACCTGCTGCAATCAAATCCGCTATCATGACCAGTGCTGATCTAGTAAACCTTGCAGGTGACCATATCGAGGATCAAACGCTTCTCCCTGCTGACGTATTCGCCACAGGCGCAGGCCATGTCAATCCCGGGAAAGCAACTGATCCAGGACTGGTTTACGACATCCATCCTGGTGACTACATTCCGTACCTGTGCGGCCTGAATTACACGAGCCGGCAGGTTGGCGTCATCCTTCAACGCAAGGTAGATTGCCTCGTCGAGTCCAGTATACCGGAAGCACAACTGAATTACCCGTCATTCTCCGTCGTTCTTGGATCAGATCCTCAGACGTATACCAGGACGATTACTAACGTTGGCGAGGCTGATTCATCCTATGACTTGGAGATTGTTTCGCCTCCCGGTGTGGATGTATCTGTTGAACCAAGTGTCCTGAGTTTCTCGGAAGTGAATCAGAAATTGGCATATAATACGACGTTTAGCCGATCAAGACATCAGGTTGACAATGTGTTTTCTCAAGGATTCCTGAATTGGAAATCTGCCAAGTATTCAGTGAGGAGTCCAATAGCAGTTGTATTTCAATGA
- the LOC140873643 gene encoding uncharacterized protein isoform X3: MGMSSTVKEITPLVDSSETECIKDQVKSSTPASPRGKLNEEASHSGADDQPNSYDGVGTSNKMKRAELNNTRYFVIKSLNHQNIQLSIKQGIWATQVMNEPILEEAFLNSSKVILIFSVNMSGFFQGYAQMISSVGWRRDNIWSQGSGKNNPWGRSFKVKWLCLHDLPFQSTLHLKNPWNDHKPVKISRDCQELPQDIGEALCDLLDQGNNMVASLKRDEAFGYDFPQRRSYLEPFQSKQDEDFNEPLAHMAPMLFPPLLYQHQAEASGFHLQQHRSCLPDKSSMFYGTSNVKQSKHCQINGSATSSLNNSSRIDSWGLSAEWRTLDGTLTEDDILEMSYEEYLEAHNQSSRKFHHSVGGPSASFQKSSSSKERSDESQSASSLKKRTYRQSLE, encoded by the exons ATGGGCATGTCATCTACTGTAAAAGAAATTACACCCTTGGTTGATTCGTCAGAGACTGAATGCATAaaagaccaagtgaaatcaagcACACCAG CAAGTCCAAGAGGTAAATTAAACGAGGAAGCTTCTCACTCGGGGGCAGACGATCAACCGAATTCTTACGATGGTGTGGGAACTTCAAATAAAATGAAGAGGGCTGAATTGAATAATACCAGATATTTTGTTATTAAGAGCTTGAATCATCAAAATATCCAATTGTCGATAAAGCAAGGAATTTGGGCTACACAAGTCATGAATGAGCCTATTCTTGAAGAAGCCTTTCTA AATTCCAGCAAAGTGATTCTTATATTTAGTGTCAACATGAGTGGCTTCTTCCAAGGGTATGCCCAAATGATATCTTCAGTTGGTTGGAGAAGGGATAATATTTGGAGTCAAGGTAGTGGAAAAAATAACCCTTGGGGACGCAGTTTTAAAGTCAAGTGGCTATGTTTACATGATCTGCCTTTCCAGAGTACTCTTCATTTAAAAAATCCATGGAATGACCACAAGCCTGTAAAAATCAGCAGGGACTGTCAG gaGCTGCCTCAGGATATTGGTGAAGCTCTTTGTGACCTTCTTGACCAGGGAAATAATATGGTTGCTAGCTTGAAAAG GGACGAAGCCTTTGGGTACGATTTTCCTCAAAGAAGGTCTTATCTAGAGCCATTCCAGTCTAAACAAGATGAAGATTTTAACGAACCTCTAGCGCACATGGCACCCATGCTTTTTCCGCCTTTACTCTATCAGCATCAAGCTGAAGCAAGTGGATTTCATTTGCAACAACATCGTTCCTGTTTACCTGATAAATCATCAATGTTTTATGGGACATCAAATGTAAAACAGTCAAAACATTGTCAAATTAATGGAAGTGCAACTAGTAGCTTGAATAATTCTTCTAGAATTGATAGCTGGGGCTTGTCAGCAGAGTGGAGAACCCTTGATGGCACTCTTACAGAAGACGATATACTGGAAATG AGCTATGAAGAGTACCTTGAAGCCCATAACCAAAGCAGCAGAAAATTTCACCACTCT GTTGGTGGACCATCTGCGAGCTTCCAGAAGTCATCATCTAGCAAAGAACGTTCAGATGAGTC GCAGTCAGCCAGCAGTTTAAAGAAACGAACCTACCGCCAATCTCTTGAATAA
- the LOC140873643 gene encoding uncharacterized protein isoform X2 gives MSLCCVFSASDILICTVSSIVASLDVGGQMGMSSTVKEITPLVDSSETECIKDQVKSSTPASPRGKLNEEASHSGADDQPNSYDGVGTSNKMKRAELNNTRYFVIKSLNHQNIQLSIKQGIWATQVMNEPILEEAFLNSSKVILIFSVNMSGFFQGYAQMISSVGWRRDNIWSQGSGKNNPWGRSFKVKWLCLHDLPFQSTLHLKNPWNDHKPVKISRDCQELPQDIGEALCDLLDQGNNMVASLKRDEAFGYDFPQRRSYLEPFQSKQDEDFNEPLAHMAPMLFPPLLYQHQAEASGFHLQQHRSCLPDKSSMFYGTSNVKQSKHCQINGSATSSLNNSSRIDSWGLSAEWRTLDGTLTEDDILEMVGGPSASFQKSSSSKERSDESQSASSLKKRTYRQSLE, from the exons ATGTCGTTATGCTGTGTCTTTTCGGCTTCTGATATACTTATTTGTACGG TTTCTTCTATAGTTGCTTCCTTGGACGTAGGAGGTCAGATGGGCATGTCATCTACTGTAAAAGAAATTACACCCTTGGTTGATTCGTCAGAGACTGAATGCATAaaagaccaagtgaaatcaagcACACCAG CAAGTCCAAGAGGTAAATTAAACGAGGAAGCTTCTCACTCGGGGGCAGACGATCAACCGAATTCTTACGATGGTGTGGGAACTTCAAATAAAATGAAGAGGGCTGAATTGAATAATACCAGATATTTTGTTATTAAGAGCTTGAATCATCAAAATATCCAATTGTCGATAAAGCAAGGAATTTGGGCTACACAAGTCATGAATGAGCCTATTCTTGAAGAAGCCTTTCTA AATTCCAGCAAAGTGATTCTTATATTTAGTGTCAACATGAGTGGCTTCTTCCAAGGGTATGCCCAAATGATATCTTCAGTTGGTTGGAGAAGGGATAATATTTGGAGTCAAGGTAGTGGAAAAAATAACCCTTGGGGACGCAGTTTTAAAGTCAAGTGGCTATGTTTACATGATCTGCCTTTCCAGAGTACTCTTCATTTAAAAAATCCATGGAATGACCACAAGCCTGTAAAAATCAGCAGGGACTGTCAG gaGCTGCCTCAGGATATTGGTGAAGCTCTTTGTGACCTTCTTGACCAGGGAAATAATATGGTTGCTAGCTTGAAAAG GGACGAAGCCTTTGGGTACGATTTTCCTCAAAGAAGGTCTTATCTAGAGCCATTCCAGTCTAAACAAGATGAAGATTTTAACGAACCTCTAGCGCACATGGCACCCATGCTTTTTCCGCCTTTACTCTATCAGCATCAAGCTGAAGCAAGTGGATTTCATTTGCAACAACATCGTTCCTGTTTACCTGATAAATCATCAATGTTTTATGGGACATCAAATGTAAAACAGTCAAAACATTGTCAAATTAATGGAAGTGCAACTAGTAGCTTGAATAATTCTTCTAGAATTGATAGCTGGGGCTTGTCAGCAGAGTGGAGAACCCTTGATGGCACTCTTACAGAAGACGATATACTGGAAATG GTTGGTGGACCATCTGCGAGCTTCCAGAAGTCATCATCTAGCAAAGAACGTTCAGATGAGTC GCAGTCAGCCAGCAGTTTAAAGAAACGAACCTACCGCCAATCTCTTGAATAA
- the LOC140873643 gene encoding uncharacterized protein isoform X1 produces MSLCCVFSASDILICTVSSIVASLDVGGQMGMSSTVKEITPLVDSSETECIKDQVKSSTPASPRGKLNEEASHSGADDQPNSYDGVGTSNKMKRAELNNTRYFVIKSLNHQNIQLSIKQGIWATQVMNEPILEEAFLNSSKVILIFSVNMSGFFQGYAQMISSVGWRRDNIWSQGSGKNNPWGRSFKVKWLCLHDLPFQSTLHLKNPWNDHKPVKISRDCQELPQDIGEALCDLLDQGNNMVASLKRDEAFGYDFPQRRSYLEPFQSKQDEDFNEPLAHMAPMLFPPLLYQHQAEASGFHLQQHRSCLPDKSSMFYGTSNVKQSKHCQINGSATSSLNNSSRIDSWGLSAEWRTLDGTLTEDDILEMSYEEYLEAHNQSSRKFHHSVGGPSASFQKSSSSKERSDESQSASSLKKRTYRQSLE; encoded by the exons ATGTCGTTATGCTGTGTCTTTTCGGCTTCTGATATACTTATTTGTACGG TTTCTTCTATAGTTGCTTCCTTGGACGTAGGAGGTCAGATGGGCATGTCATCTACTGTAAAAGAAATTACACCCTTGGTTGATTCGTCAGAGACTGAATGCATAaaagaccaagtgaaatcaagcACACCAG CAAGTCCAAGAGGTAAATTAAACGAGGAAGCTTCTCACTCGGGGGCAGACGATCAACCGAATTCTTACGATGGTGTGGGAACTTCAAATAAAATGAAGAGGGCTGAATTGAATAATACCAGATATTTTGTTATTAAGAGCTTGAATCATCAAAATATCCAATTGTCGATAAAGCAAGGAATTTGGGCTACACAAGTCATGAATGAGCCTATTCTTGAAGAAGCCTTTCTA AATTCCAGCAAAGTGATTCTTATATTTAGTGTCAACATGAGTGGCTTCTTCCAAGGGTATGCCCAAATGATATCTTCAGTTGGTTGGAGAAGGGATAATATTTGGAGTCAAGGTAGTGGAAAAAATAACCCTTGGGGACGCAGTTTTAAAGTCAAGTGGCTATGTTTACATGATCTGCCTTTCCAGAGTACTCTTCATTTAAAAAATCCATGGAATGACCACAAGCCTGTAAAAATCAGCAGGGACTGTCAG gaGCTGCCTCAGGATATTGGTGAAGCTCTTTGTGACCTTCTTGACCAGGGAAATAATATGGTTGCTAGCTTGAAAAG GGACGAAGCCTTTGGGTACGATTTTCCTCAAAGAAGGTCTTATCTAGAGCCATTCCAGTCTAAACAAGATGAAGATTTTAACGAACCTCTAGCGCACATGGCACCCATGCTTTTTCCGCCTTTACTCTATCAGCATCAAGCTGAAGCAAGTGGATTTCATTTGCAACAACATCGTTCCTGTTTACCTGATAAATCATCAATGTTTTATGGGACATCAAATGTAAAACAGTCAAAACATTGTCAAATTAATGGAAGTGCAACTAGTAGCTTGAATAATTCTTCTAGAATTGATAGCTGGGGCTTGTCAGCAGAGTGGAGAACCCTTGATGGCACTCTTACAGAAGACGATATACTGGAAATG AGCTATGAAGAGTACCTTGAAGCCCATAACCAAAGCAGCAGAAAATTTCACCACTCT GTTGGTGGACCATCTGCGAGCTTCCAGAAGTCATCATCTAGCAAAGAACGTTCAGATGAGTC GCAGTCAGCCAGCAGTTTAAAGAAACGAACCTACCGCCAATCTCTTGAATAA